The genomic segment GGAACGGGGAAAACGTTTAGTGCATCCACTTCGCTTTTTTTAAGTTCTAACGCTTTGGCTCCCGCCCGCATCATCGATTTCCATTGCTGTCCATTGATGCGTTCTCCTGTTTCCGTAGCTGGTTTCAATCTAGATCCTCCTAATCTTTCACCGGATTACTCAAGCACACGAACGCCTTGAACATTCACGTTCACTTCAGCAACATGAAGCCCGGTCAGGTTTTCTGTCGTATATCGTACTCGTTCCATGACATTCGTTGCGACTTCGGAAATATTCACTCCATAGCCAACAACAATGTATAGATCGATAACCACTTGGTTATCATCAATTTTAACCATTACCCCTCGGGCCAAATTTTCACGACCCAGCAATTCGGTAAACCCATCGGTTATCTTACGAGAAGACATTCCCACCAAACCATAACATTCTACAGCAGCCGCTCCGGCAATTGTCGCGATAACTTCTTCCGAAATATCAATTTTCCCTAAATTGTTGTTAATTTCTTTACCCATCTTACGGATCTCTCCTTCCGGCATCGTCCATATCGTCACTATTCTATCAATTATAAACGAAATGTTCAATAATTTATATCTTCTTAGAATAAAACTGGCAAAAACCTTGCCAATCCTTAAAACATTTGATAAACTGTTATAGTGTCATTTCCGGTGTAAAGGAGGTAAGATCAATGGCGAATGTTTGTGCTATTTGCGGAAAAGGGATTTCTACGGGTATTCAGGTCAGTCACTCCCATATCCGGACCAAACGGACTTGGAAACCGAACCTGCAAAAGGTTCATGCCATCGTTGACGGCACTCCGACCCGGATCAGAGTTTGCACTAGATGCCTACGTTCCGGCAAAGTTCAACGCGCTGTTTAATTCTTGTGCGTTTTGTCCAGTAAAGCTCGGCTGATGTCGGGCTTTTTTCATTGAATTGAATTGAATTGATTTAATTTACACTAGATTGCGAAGCGGTCTGGAGCATCTCACGTTATGAGACGCTCTTTTTTTTATCCATCAAAGACTTTACGAGCAATTACTTTGCTTGTTCGTAAAGCTCCATTAACTCTTTTTCATCAAATTGATAATGCTCATTGCAGAAGTGGCATACCAATTCAGCTTGCTTATCTTGGAGAATTTCCTTAAAACCTTCCCGGCCTAAGCTAATTAAAGTTGCTCCAACTCGCTCTTTTGAGCATGAACACTGAAATCCTGCCGGCCGTTTTTCTAAAACCTGATATGATAGCCCCCCTAATAAAGTCTGAACCATCTCTTCCATTGAACGGCTTTCAGAAGCAATTTTACTAATTCCTTCAGGCAACTTATTAATTTGCTCCTCAATTTTTTCTATACATTCTTCTGATGCTCCAGGTAAAAGCTGTATTAACATTCCGCCAGCACCCATAACCTGATAATCGCGTTCAACAAGAACTCCTAATAGAGTTGCTGAAGGAATTTGCTCTGAATTCAAGAGATAGTGGGCAAGATCCTCGGCAATTTCTCCACTGATCAAAGGTACCATACTCGTAAAATTCTCGCCGTTTTCTAAACTTTTACTGACAGCGAATTCCCCTTGCCCGACGGCTTGTGCTACATCAAGTTTTCCATTCTCATTGAGAGGCAAATCTGTAAAGGGTTCATGGACATAGCCACGGACTTCCCCTTGGGCATTGCCAACAGCTACAACTCCACCTAATGGACCATTCCCCAAAAGACGAATCGTTATACTTTCGTTACCTTTAAGTGAACTCGCTAGAAGTAGAGATGCTGTCATCAGTCGGCCTAAAGCAGCTGTTGCCACTGGAGACGTTTGGTGCCGACTACGGGCCTCTTCCACAAGATCAGTAGTCTTAGCCACAACCCAGCGTGCTTGGCCCTCTAGAAGGGTTCCTAGCCATATCTCATCATGTATATCGTTTGACATTAACTTCATCATCCTTTGCTTATGTAAATGGTTTTGCAAGCAGAGTTGCGTTACAGACGCTCGGACGTACACTCGCAGACCAAGTTAGGGGCTTAACTGCTGTATGCAAGCTGTGGAATACCCTCCCAATTCGCCGTCCATGGCTCACGGTCAGCGAGTCACGTCCTGTGACTCGTCCCACTATATGAAGAGCCGTTCTGCCCAAGCTTGGTGCCTGCTCGCCTTGAGTCCTTACTTACTGTAATCGCAACTCGCTTCGAAGAATACTCGGGTACAGCTTCGCAAAATACTAGGGCAGGAAACTCAAAAAGCTTACCTAAAAATTCAAATTTGACCTTGTAAGCGTAGCTTCTCACACAGGAGTGAACGATTTCGCGGAGGGGCGGTAGGGGACACGACGCTTCCGTGGGATAGCGTGCCACTTGGTTCACTTGCAGAAGGCAGAAGGGTTTGGCTAAGCTCCCATGGAAGCGAGTGTGCCAGCCCTGGAGCGCTAAGTGAACGGATGTGTGAGAAGCTACACGACCCAAGATTTCTTAATAAACAATAGCACTGCTGATCAGGGATACCTATGCGAGCACCACCAGCAAAACGATGCCTTCTTCGACCTCAACCACAGCCTCTTCGCCGAGGAAGACATTACTAATCCCACGCGGAGAATCCTGTAATATAACATCCCCTTGCAAAGGGTAATATAGTCCTTCAGTGGTGACACGAGCTTTTTCAGATACTGGAATAAGCGAAAGTTCTTGTCCTGCTCGACCCTTAAGTTCTTCTCTGCCTTGAAGCAGATAAATTTCATGAAGTGGATCTTTAATATGAATACAGTAACCTCTTTTATGAAAATTGAGCAGGAGCGCCAGATTTCCCAAGAGATGATCGACACGTCCCCCTGTTGCACCATAAAGCCACAGTGTTTGCGGGTTCAGCTGACTTACCGCATACTCCAACGCAAGCTCAAGATCGGTCTCATCCTTTTCCCGAGGAAATTGCTCAATATGCACTTTCTTTTGGCGGCATAATTCTAAATTTCCCGGAGTAATTGAATCTAAATCTCCAATCAAAACCTTGGGTACACGTCCAGATTGGAGGGCATAGTTTCCTCCCCCATCTGCACAGATCAACATATCGTATTGAGCCAGTTCTCGGCTTCCCCAGTCCACATCCCATTCTCCATTGGCTACAACTGCAACTCTCACTTTACTTTGCTCCGTCCTTAGGGTTTCCAGCCGCTTTACGAATATCTTGAATGGCTTTACATGGATCAGTCTGACCAAATACTGCTGCACCTGCTACTAAAATTTCAGCACCTGCTTTAACTGCCGCTGGCGCCGTCTCAGCGTTAATTCCTCCATCAACTTCAATTTGGCAGGAAGAATGCCTCTGCTGCAAATACGTCCTTAAGACTTCAATTTTAGGAAGAACTCCCGGAATAAATTTTTGACCTCCAAAGCCAGGATTAACGCTCATAATAAGAACCATATCGAGCTCTGGTAATATGTATTTCAAACCATCCAAGGGGGTCGCTGGATTTACAGCTACACCTGCTGATAAACCTAGCGCTTTAATCTGTTGAACTGCCCTATGAATGTGCGGAGTTGCTTCGAGATGAACAGTAATATGATCCGCTCCAGCATCAGCAAAATCTTGAATATAGCGTTCCGGCTGTTCAATCATCAAATGCACATCAAAAAACATCTTTGATTGAGGGCGCAAGGCTTTGACAACAAGCGAACCAATCGTCAGATTCGGGACAAAATGACCATCCATTACATCGATATGTAGGAATTCAGCCCCTGCTTCTTCAACCGTACGAACCTGCTCGCCCAATCGGGAAAAATCGGCGGAAAGAATTGAAGGTGCAATCTTTAACATTTCTAATATCTCCTCTCGGCAGCAATAACTTCTTCTAAAAACAAGCAATAATGTTCATATCTCGATTTCTCAATTTGCCCCGATTCGACTGCTGCCTTAATGGCGCAATCCGGTTCCTTATGGTGCACACAGCTCGTAAACCGACATTTTCCCGGTACATCTGCAAATTCAGGAAAAAACAAAGTCAGTTCTTCTCGTTTCATCTTGGGCAAATAAAGAGATGAAAATCCTGGAGTATCGGCAAGCAATCCTTCCCCGCATACCATTAACTCAACATGCCGAGTCGTATGGCGACCACGCTTTAATTTACGACTAATTTCTCCTGTCTTTAATTCAAAACCGGGTTCCAAGGCATTAACCAAGCTCGATTTACCCACTCCCGATGGGCCGGCAAGTACAGTAACCTTATCTTTGAGATGTTCCCGAACTTCAGCAATTCCTTGCCCTGTTCGCGTCGAAACTTTAATAAGATCATAATGCAAGTTTTGATAAAAATCTAAGCTTGAAATTGAATTCTCTGCTGTTGCATCTTCACTGTTTACTTCAGCTTGATCCACTTTATTTAGGATAATCACGGGTTTAATGCCAACCTCTGAGACCTGAATCAGTAGACGATCGAGCAAGTTGAGATCAGGACGAGGGGAAACGAGAGCAAAGACGAGAAAGGCCTGATCCACATTGGCTATTGTCGGGCGAACCAGAGAATTCCGCCGTTCTTCGACTTTTTCAATCGTTGCCTTATTCCCATTACTCGGGAGAATTTGGACACGATCCCCGGTTAGAAACTCCTGTCCTTGAATGCGAAAGCGACCGCGTAGGGAACATTCCCATACTCGGCCCTCCGCATAGACATAATAAAATCCGCTATACCCTTTGAGCAAAATACCTGCTATCATTTTTTCCCTTTCATCTTGCGATTAAGCCAATGGCCCGGGGCCATCCGACACCGTGATGGTTATAACCGTACCGGGCGGGATTGGATCCCCTGGTTTGGGATTTGTCGCCATAACCGCCTCTTTCGGATATTCAGTTGAACTCTCTTTGACAATCACAACTTTTAAATTCATTTGATTAACTAAAATATTCTGTGCTTCTGTTACGGATTTACCCACCAAATTGGGCATCACTTGGTTATTATTGAATGTTCCTGCGCTCACTTGCAGATCAATCTTTCCATTCTTAGCCCAAAGAATATCTGCAGGAGGATTTTGTCCTACGACAATCCCTGCTGGTAAATTTGAGGTCGTATCTTGAGTAACGTTAACATCCCCTGTAAAGCGAGCAGTCTTAAGTGCATTTTTGGCGTCTTCCTCAGTCATCTTACCGGTCTTCAGATTAGGCATCTTAAGCATTTCCGGTCCTTTACTCACCCAAATTTTAATGGTTCGTCCATCTTTGACTAGTGTATCGGCAACTGGATCTTGACTACTGATTTTCCCTTTCTCTACCGTATCGCTATACTCTTCCGCCGGCGGATTCGAATCGAGTTTCAAATTTGATTTTTCCGCCATGAACCCTGCCTCGATAACCGTATGACCGACAAAATTCGGAACTTTCGTTGTTCCTCCACCAATATAATTTCTAAACCCAAACCCGATTACGCCGATTAGAAGCAGGATGACGGCTGCCGTAACCCAAATCCATCTTTTACGTTTTTTCTGAGGCTGATTTGGCTTCGGTTCCTCATCTTTTGAATAAGCTGATAAGGCTGCATTCACTCCATTACTTAAGGACTTATGAATACGAGTGCTGTCTAGATCTTCCTCGAGTGGTCTTTCTATCTTACGAATCGGTTCTCCATTTTGGATATGGTTTAAATCCTCAACAAATTCTACAGCGGTTTGATAGCGCCGCTCTGGGGCTTTAGCAATTGCCTTGAGGATTACATTTTCGATTCCTTGGCTAATCCTTGGATTCAGCTGACTCGGAGGAACTGGATTTTCTTGAAGATGTTTAAGCGCAATAGCGACCGGAGTTTCTCCATCATAAGGAACTTTCCCCGTTAATAACTCATAGAGTATAATTCCCAGAGAGTATAGATCCGATTGCTCATTGGTCTGAACTCCTTTAGCCTGTTCAGGTGATAGATAATGAACAGAGCCAATTATATCTCCAGTATGAGTCATCGTCGCTGCAGAAACTGCTCTTGCGATTCCGAAGTCCGTTACTTTTGCTCGTCCATCTGCAGTCACAAGAATATTATGAGGTTTAATATCCCGATGAATAATGTGGTGCTCATGAGCATGACGGATCGCTTCGGCGATTTGTCTCGCCAAATTAATACTCTGTTCAGACGACAAGGGCGCATAATTACGGATGAGTTCCTTAAGATTTTGCCCTTCAACATACTCCATCACAATATATTCTGTATCCCCGTCTTTGCCCACGTCATAAATCGAGACTATATTCGGGTGAGAAAGACTAGCAGCCGACTGAGCCTCTCTCCGAAAACGACGTACAAAATCATCATCTGATGCAAATTGCTCGCGAAGAACTTTAATCGTCACAACACGATTAAGCAGGAGGTCCTTGGCCTTATAGACAATAGCCATTCCCCCGACTCCGATCTTTTCAATAATTTCGTAGCGATCGCTTAATACTTTGCTCATTTGGATTCACCTGCTTTCTGACTTAATGCCATTTCGATCATATCGCGGGCAATTGGTGCTGCTGCGCCCCCGCCTGTTCCCCCGTGCTCCACCATCACAGCAACTGCTATCCGAGGAGATTCGGCTGGTGCAAAAGCAATATACCACGCATGTGTTTTAGCATTCCCACCAGGCTCAGCTGAGCCTGTTTTGGCGGCCACTTGAATTCCTACAATTCCACCTGGTGCCGCAGTCCCATCATTTACAGCGGCGATCATCGCACTTTTAATTTTATCTGCTTCCTCGCTTGATAAAGCGGTTAACCAAGATTTTGGGCTCGTTTTATAGAGAATATTTTGCTGATCATCCAATACCTGATCCACAATATAGGGGGTCATAATAACCCCATGGTTAGCAATTCCTGCGGCGACCAAGGCCATATGGAAAGGACTCACCAACACCTCACCTTGACCAAACGTACTTGCCGCAAGCAGATTGGTATTCAATTGCTTAGGGATAGATGACTGATTCGTAATTTGGCTCGGTGAAATGGGTAATTCAAAGGGAATCGTTTGGCCAAAGCCAAACCCTCTAACCGCGTTAAGAAATTGTTTATCACCACTCCGCACTCCGAAGGTCGCAAAATAGGTGTTGCAGGAATCAGCAAGGGCTGTATCATAGTTCACCCAACCATGGGCTTTATCATTCTGTTCCGGAATAACCTGTCCGTTAATGATCGTCGATCCAGTACAATTATACAGATCCCCCGTATTAACCCCTGAACGCAAGATCGCAGCCGAAGTAATGACCTTCATTGTTGAACCCGGCGGATATAGAGCAAATGCCCTATTCACAAAAGGGCTTCCAGGTCTACTACTCAATTCTGCCCAGTTTTGATCAAGAGAATTGGGATCAAATCCGGGTTGACTGACTAGCGCCAAAACTTCCCCAGATCTAGGATCAAGCGCAACTGCTGTTCCTTGCTTACCTTTGAGTCCCTCATAAGCGACCTTCTGCAACTGATAATCCAAGGTCAAAACAACGTCATTTCCCTTTCGAGGAAGCTGAAAGGTTTGTTTTATTTCCTGTGTAGCCGTAGCGTCTTTTATTCCTAACAGCCAATCTCCGAACGCAGCTTCCATCCCTGCCGAACCATGCTGCAGGGTAGCATATCCTATCAAAGGTTCAAGCGCTTCCCCTTTTGGGTAGATTCGCTTTTTCTGGTTGTCCGTTGTTTGTGTCTGGGCCAAGATTTCGCCATTTCGATCAAAAATTCCTCCTCTAACGACACGCTCTTCCATGAGGATAAGACGGCGGTTTGCTGGATTTTCTAGCAATGCATCAGAGCGTACGACCTGCCAATAAACCAACCCAAAACTCAGAAAGATAAAGCTGATCGAAAAGCCTAAAGCGATGTAGCGTAATCCTTTCTTCATACAGCATACCCCCTCTCCTTGCTCTTTAAAGTAAAGGGGCCATCCGCTGCTACTTGGGAAATATTAGCCAAGATTCCTAAGAGCAGAAAGTGAACCAGCATGGAACTTCCCCCATAGCTCACCCAAGGTAAAGGGATTCCTGTCAAAGGTAATAGTTTTGTCACTCCTGCCAAGATAATCAACGTCTCTGTGCCAATGAGAATTCCAATTCCAGCCGCTAAGATCTGCCCAAAACGATCAATAGCTCTCATACTCACGCGGAAGGCACGTAAGACGACAATCAAGAAAAGCAATAGAACTGCCATGGCACCTGCAAATCCGATTTCTTCAGAAATGACAGCAAAGATGAAGTCTGTACTCGCAGCAGGAACCTGAAACGATCCAATTCCATTTCCTAACCCTGTTCCAAGAATTCCTCCTCCTGCGATCGCAAAGAGGGATTGGGCGATTTGATACCCATCTCCTGCGGAATCAATCCACGGATTGAGCCAAGTTGCAATTCGCACCTGGACATGATGAAACAAGAAATAGCCGATTGTCCCTGTTCCAGCAAGCATAGGTAAGGAGATACCTAAGTAGAGGGGGCGCTCAGTCACTGCATAGAGCAGAAGCACAAAGAGAGAATAGAACACCAAAGCTGTTCCTAAACTTTTTTGCGCCGCCAACAAACCCAGAGAAAACCCACTCATAATCAAAAAGGGTCCTAATGTGCGCCAGTCGGGTAAAGAAAATCTCCAGACTTGAACCGTACCCACTCGGAGGAGCTCTTCATGCTCGCCCAAATAGGAAGCGAGGAAAAGGAGTAAGGCAATTTTGACCAATTCCTCGGGTTCAAAACTAAAACCTCCAATAGTTAGCCAACTGGTTGCCCCACCTGAAGTTACACCAAATACTAAGGTTAATAAAAGCATGGCAACAGCAGCTAAGCCCCAGAGATATTGATAACGACCCAACTTACGATAATCTCTGAGTACAAAAATAACCAAATAAAAGGCCAAAAGGCCAATATTTGCCCACCGAAACTGACGAATAGCCAATTCTGGACGTATCCGAGTCAAAAACACCAAACCAATGACCACAATGGTCTGAACTGTGGCTAAAAGCAACGGATCTCCCTTGTAATCCGTTATCTTTTCCACCAGTAAACCCAGCAAAAGTAGAGCGGAAAACACCCCCGCTTGCCAGAGAATCTGTTGATTTGCCCGCTCCTCTAAAAGCAAGACGATCAGGCCAACCCACAAGACCATTAAATTAAGAAGGCGAAGCATTCCGTATCCCTTCATTTTGTCACTCCATAATACAGCCTAAGGCTGTAAAATTATCCGGAGCTCCTCGGTCAAGAATGAGCTGCCGCATCCGTTCAAAATGCTCTTCCCAAGAGCCTGTCTGAGATAACTCTTGAATCAACTCCTGCTCCGTTATCACATTAGAAAAGCCATCCGTGCAGAGCAAGAAAAAATCTCCCGGTTGGCAATCGAAACATCCTGAATCCACTTTGACCTCTTGAGATGTGCCGACGGCTCGAACGAGAACATGGCGTTGGGGATGTTTTTCAGCCTCTTCGGGGGAAATTTGCCCCATCCGAACTAATTCCTCGACAAGTGAATGATCCACGGTCAAGGGGATCAAGTTTCCTTTACGCCACAAATACCCTCGACTATCGCCAACATGGGCGATTACAACCTGATCTGCCTTAAAAACTAAAACGGTTAAGGTTGTCCCCATACCTTCATTTTCCGGATTTACGGTAGAAGCCTCAAACACTCTGCGGTTGGCTTGAATCAAGGCTTGCTTAACCCAGTCTAATACCGCATCTTCCCCCAATCCTTCAAGTTCTGGAGATGCCTCAGACAACACTTCCAGTGCTGTACGCGATGCAACTTCTCCTGCAAGATGCCCCCCCATGCCATCGGCTACAGCATAGAGACCATACTGGGAAAGAACAAGCAGAGAATCTTCATTATTTTTCCGGACACACCCAGTTTCACTAAAGCTTACTACTTTCATTTTGCCACCTCGAATACTGGAAGGTAATACTTCCAATTTTCACATAATCACCAGCGACTAATTGGACTGAAGAATGAATTCGCTCTCCGTTAACCCAGGTTCCATTCGTGCTTCCGAGGTCTTCGATGGTGGTTACACCTTTTTTATAACGAATCAATGCGTGGTCGATCGACGCAAAATGATCCGCTAAAACCACGTCATTATGCTTTCCGCGTCCCAATTTTAGTCCTTTGCCCTCTATGCGGAAAGCTCTTCCTTTAGGTAAGAGTTCCCCACCAGAGAGCACTTCCAAACGTCCATACTCCTGCTCTCCGTTACGGATCCCCTTAAATTGGAGATCTCCCATAAGAGCAGTAAGAACCCTAAATAAGTATAAATAAATAAGAACGATAAAGAGGAGACGCCCCAAAACCACAATGAATTGCATAGATACCTCCGAGCCTATTCCCGACGAAGAGCCATTACGGTTTGCCCGATTTCAATTCGGTCTCCCGGGACAAGAATTTGCTTTGTAACACGTTGACTATTAAGACAAGTTCCATTCGTACTCCCTAAATCATCGACTTCCCAGCCAGTCCCCATGCGACTTATTCTAAGATGTCTTCGGGATACTTCCACATCCTTAAGAACGATCTCACATTGACCATGCCTCCCGACATAAATAACGTCTTCTTTAAGTGGAAACTTTTTCCCTTGATCTGAACCTTCTAAGACTTCGAGAAAATACTGCGATTTCCTTCCTTGTTCTAAAGGATCAGCAAGACTTAAAGGTCCCGTACTCTGCAAAATATTGGTCTGATCTCGCCAAGATTCCGGTGCAGAACTGTCTTCGCTATACTTTTCCTCGTAATCCTCATCCGCTTCCCAATTGATCTCGATGGAATCATCAAAATCGACTTCAACAAACATTTCACACGGTTTAACCGTATCATCAGAATGAAGTTCGATCGAAGGTTTACTCAAAAAGGTAAAACCACTGCGTTGCCCTTCTGCATAAATGTATTTAGAAAGTTCGAGTAGAAACGCATCACCGAAGCTCGCTAAAGGACTCCAATCGCTGGAATGAAGGAAGACCCGATAAACATTAGGAACATAGACCTGTGAGATGCTCACTTGCTTGTTTTTATGCATGGCTTTAACAAGTTCTTTGGCAATTTCAACAGGCTGAAGGCGGGTCGCGTTTTTCTTAAAAACCCCAGTAAATAGATGTTCAGCTACTTCTTCAAAACGGGCTAGAAGGCTCATTTCTCGTCACTCTCCCACTGGCGTCGCAGTTGTCCACAGGCTGCATCAATATCTGTTCCTTTTTCTTCACGAAGGGAAACCGGGATACCTCGTTGTTCGAGGACTCGCGCAAAGCCCTGAATTTCAGCGCCATCCGGCCGAGCCATTCCCGTCTCCACAACGGGGTTTACAGGGATCAAATTGACATGCGCGAGTTGCCCTTGCAAAAGCTGAGCAACTTCCTCTGCTGCTTTATGCGTCGCCTGACCTGCAATTAAAGCAACTTCAAACGTAATTCTTCGGTTCGTTCTTTCCGTATACTCCTGGCAAGCTTTCATTAGCTCTTCCAGAGGATAACGGCGATTAATCGGGATTAAGTCATTGCGAATCTCATTATTGGCACTATGTAAGGAAACAGCTAACCCAACTTGAGGATTATCCTGCGCCAATTGCCGGATTTTCGGAGCAACACCGCTCGTTGAAATGGTCATCCGCCTCATCCCAATATTTTGACCCGCCTCCTGATTAAGAATTTGAATCCCCTTCAAGACCTCGTCATAATTGAGCAACGGTTCTCCCATACCCATAAAAACGACATTTGTCACTTGAAAATCAGGATCCTCTTGGCGCATCGCATGGGTAATATCGAGAATTTGTCCCACGATTTCCCCTGAGGAAAGATTTCTTTGCCATCCCCCTAAACCTGTGGCACAAAAAGCACACCCGACTGGACAACCTACCTGAGTAGAAACACAGACCGTTCGACGATTTCGACTTTTCACACGGTCATAATCCATTAACACACATTCGATGCTCTGTCCATCGGCCAGTTCGAATAAAAATTTCCGGGTTTCATCCTGAGAAACCTGCTCCTTGAGTTGAAGAAGCGGTACTAGTATCAAACGCTCCTGAATTTTTATGAGATCCGCTTTTCCGATATTTTTGATCTCATCCCAATTTTGAACCGCTTTCTGTTGAATCCAATGAAAGAGCTGACGTCCTCTGAATTTCGGTACACCTATTTCCTGGCAAGCTAAAATAAGTTCAGCCTCAGTCAACCCTCTTATATCACTTCTCACCATAGTATTCACCTAATTCCTTCCAGCTAAACTTCCACCCGCTGAAATTTAGCTAAGAAAAACCCATCCATCCCGTGACGATGAGGCAAAATTTGCAGCATTCCTTTTTCTGCTTGTCGAATATCTTTTTCTTCGTCTAAGGAAAACGGCAGAGTATCTAATAGATTAACCGGTTTAAATTCGGGGTGAACCTTGCGAAACGCTTTGACCACCTCAAAATTTTCTTCGGGTTCAACCGTACACGTCGAATAAACCAGTTCTCCGCCAAGAGCCACACATTGGGCCGCTCTCTCTAAGATTTCGAGTTGCAAAGACGGAAGCTTCCCAATTTCCTCTTCTTCTTTGTTCCATCTGAGGTCAGCCCGCCGACGAATGACTCCTAGCCCTGAACACGGCGCATCCACCAAAACCTTTTGACAAGTGCCATTTTCGATACCTGGCAATTCTCGTGCATCTCCCGCTTGAGCTTGAATATTGGTAATCCCCAAGCGTTCTGCCAGCTGAGCAATCAACTCGACTTTATGAGGATGGATGTCAAAGGCCAGAATTTTCCCTTGATTTTTCATTTTCTGAGCAAGATGAGTTGTTTTTCCTCCAGGTGCCGCACAAGCATCCAAGACAATATCACCGGGTTGAGGATTTAAAATATGAGCCACGAGTTGTGAGCTCTCATCCTGGACTGCAAAAAGGCCCTCTTGAAAGCTTGCGAGTTTATCGAGTGCTCCGGAATTTTCGAGAACTAAACTTTCGGGTACCCGCTCTCCTAAGCTGACCTCAACATTTTCCTTCTGAAGCCTGTCGACTAGCTCTTCACGGGTAATCCTCAGGATGTTTGTCCGAATCCACAACGGTGCAATCTCATTGTTCGTTTGACAGAGCGCTTCGGTCTCTTCAAAACCATAGCGTTTGAGCCAACGTTTGACCATCCATTCCGGATGAGAATAACGAGCCGATAAATAGCGCACTGCCTCTCTTTGCGGATTTGGCCAGCGAATATTCCAACCCTGGTCAAGGACCTTGTGAAGAACGCTGTTAACTAAACCCGCATACTTTACCTGGCGTCGTTTGGTCATCTCCACTCCTTCATTAACCGCCGCAGAAGCAGGGATTTTCGATAAATAGAGGAGTTGAAAAGCGCTAATCCGTAAAATCCAGCGTACTTCATGGGGTAAACCAGAAAGAGGAGTACGCAAATGCCGCCTCAACGCATAATCCAAAGTCAGTCGATTTTTTAAAGTCCCATTAACCAACTGGGTAATGAGCTGTCGGTCTCTTCCATCCTCAACCTCTCTTAATTCTCTTTGCAAAAGGAGGTTTGCGTAAGCTTCCTCTTCATCGACTCGGCGAAGAATACGAACGGCTCGTTCCCGTGGTGTCAACTTAATCATCCCCATCTCTTCCTTGCGCAATCATCACAAAACGCAAAAGTTGTAAGAGAGCTGATAAAGCTGCTGCAACATACGTCAGTGCAGCTGCACTTAGAACTTTGCGGGCTCCCCTTGCCTCATCCTGGGCAAGCATCCCATTGCTTTGGAGTAAAGCCATTGCTCGATTACTCGCATTGTACTCGACAGGTAAAGTGATCAATTGAAAGAGAACAGCGAGCGAAAACGCGAGAATTCCTACCTGTAAAAGCCAATCAAAAGCAGGAATAAACAATCCTGCTATGATCAAAATCGGTCCTAAGCTACTCCCAAAATTGGCAGCAGGTACAAAAGTCGAACGAAGTTGCAACGGAAAATAACCTGTTGCGTGTTGAATCGCATGACCTGACTCATGCGCGGCAACCGCTAAGGAAGCTAAAG from the Desulfitobacterium metallireducens DSM 15288 genome contains:
- a CDS encoding peptidoglycan D,D-transpeptidase FtsI family protein — its product is MKKGLRYIALGFSISFIFLSFGLVYWQVVRSDALLENPANRRLILMEERVVRGGIFDRNGEILAQTQTTDNQKKRIYPKGEALEPLIGYATLQHGSAGMEAAFGDWLLGIKDATATQEIKQTFQLPRKGNDVVLTLDYQLQKVAYEGLKGKQGTAVALDPRSGEVLALVSQPGFDPNSLDQNWAELSSRPGSPFVNRAFALYPPGSTMKVITSAAILRSGVNTGDLYNCTGSTIINGQVIPEQNDKAHGWVNYDTALADSCNTYFATFGVRSGDKQFLNAVRGFGFGQTIPFELPISPSQITNQSSIPKQLNTNLLAASTFGQGEVLVSPFHMALVAAGIANHGVIMTPYIVDQVLDDQQNILYKTSPKSWLTALSSEEADKIKSAMIAAVNDGTAAPGGIVGIQVAAKTGSAEPGGNAKTHAWYIAFAPAESPRIAVAVMVEHGGTGGGAAAPIARDMIEMALSQKAGESK
- a CDS encoding FtsW/RodA/SpoVE family cell cycle protein, whose amino-acid sequence is MKGYGMLRLLNLMVLWVGLIVLLLEERANQQILWQAGVFSALLLLGLLVEKITDYKGDPLLLATVQTIVVIGLVFLTRIRPELAIRQFRWANIGLLAFYLVIFVLRDYRKLGRYQYLWGLAAVAMLLLTLVFGVTSGGATSWLTIGGFSFEPEELVKIALLLFLASYLGEHEELLRVGTVQVWRFSLPDWRTLGPFLIMSGFSLGLLAAQKSLGTALVFYSLFVLLLYAVTERPLYLGISLPMLAGTGTIGYFLFHHVQVRIATWLNPWIDSAGDGYQIAQSLFAIAGGGILGTGLGNGIGSFQVPAASTDFIFAVISEEIGFAGAMAVLLLFLIVVLRAFRVSMRAIDRFGQILAAGIGILIGTETLIILAGVTKLLPLTGIPLPWVSYGGSSMLVHFLLLGILANISQVAADGPFTLKSKERGYAV
- a CDS encoding Stp1/IreP family PP2C-type Ser/Thr phosphatase, encoding MKVVSFSETGCVRKNNEDSLLVLSQYGLYAVADGMGGHLAGEVASRTALEVLSEASPELEGLGEDAVLDWVKQALIQANRRVFEASTVNPENEGMGTTLTVLVFKADQVVIAHVGDSRGYLWRKGNLIPLTVDHSLVEELVRMGQISPEEAEKHPQRHVLVRAVGTSQEVKVDSGCFDCQPGDFFLLCTDGFSNVITEQELIQELSQTGSWEEHFERMRQLILDRGAPDNFTALGCIME
- a CDS encoding FHA domain-containing protein; the protein is MQFIVVLGRLLFIVLIYLYLFRVLTALMGDLQFKGIRNGEQEYGRLEVLSGGELLPKGRAFRIEGKGLKLGRGKHNDVVLADHFASIDHALIRYKKGVTTIEDLGSTNGTWVNGERIHSSVQLVAGDYVKIGSITFQYSRWQNESSKL
- a CDS encoding FhaA domain-containing protein, whose amino-acid sequence is MSLLARFEEVAEHLFTGVFKKNATRLQPVEIAKELVKAMHKNKQVSISQVYVPNVYRVFLHSSDWSPLASFGDAFLLELSKYIYAEGQRSGFTFLSKPSIELHSDDTVKPCEMFVEVDFDDSIEINWEADEDYEEKYSEDSSAPESWRDQTNILQSTGPLSLADPLEQGRKSQYFLEVLEGSDQGKKFPLKEDVIYVGRHGQCEIVLKDVEVSRRHLRISRMGTGWEVDDLGSTNGTCLNSQRVTKQILVPGDRIEIGQTVMALRRE